Proteins found in one Brachypodium distachyon strain Bd21 chromosome 5, Brachypodium_distachyon_v3.0, whole genome shotgun sequence genomic segment:
- the LOC100835798 gene encoding probable disease resistance protein At1g59620 has translation MEEIVIGLSKSVVEGTLSKVKAAIEDETKLKLTVQSDLVFITGEFEMMQSFLNVADAGERIKNKAVKTWVRQLRDLAYDAEDCIELVIHLDPKPSWWRRLLILPCLPAVTLPIDDAAAEIKELKDRVEYVSQRNMRYNLIADFGSGANIKSAAVQLDLERRRLDISIPVEEAKNKGSLVIDLTELIPNTEDHPDLGVISVWGTGGDLGVASIIRKAYDDSEIRNNFQCRGWAKLTHPFNPLKILRSLLIQFCTNTSTGPPNRQGEALDADSLPRTVASEGQVIREFVNHVNTKRYLVVLEDLSTIAEWDALRIYLPDRGNGSHVIVSTQHFDVASLCVGQPHKVSEFRKFTPDHSVYVFSKEVIGAGDVGCDADDLIGRDTEKVELINQIDEVSCVISVWGIAGVGKSALVRSVYRKYLNDRTKDSRSYINAWVNVPSPFNLRELCRSLLLHMSSVPATTKQVAAAQLANLTNPIDLCRRLLSGDTRCLIVIDGLQSTQEWDNIKQALSFGKASCIILVTNELSVANHCSGRDQFVLNVKGLADDHATQLFNKELEKQHNPIVPDDMEEQTKLIVNRCGGLPKLIVSVACFLAKNVDWEATNSNFIQQLESNQELASVRSIFGWLDSYFHTCPDFLKPCIFYLSIFPPRHGIRRRRLVRRWIAEGYARDTDGNLAEVNGEDYLSRLVDHSMLATAGKAGTGTETGRQMAKCYVNDFFREYIVSRRMEEDHVFALEGRCSQTTRRTGRHLVIHGSWDRDENVFNRIDFSRLRSLTVFGDCWEPFFTSDKMRVLRVLDLEGVTEGLTDDDIKNMVKRLPRLKFLSLRGCKGISRLPESLGRLRQLETLDIRNTAISWLPDTIVKMKKLQYVRAGVKGHTSASNNATSWVSSCLSCRPVGDQAVGVEVPCGFDELTNLHTLGVIKATAAGLIELRKLSQLRKLGVSGINRKNHEELRAVVSGHGHLESLSVWLDKADKQGFNDRVLDTVDEFKRPEKLRRLKLCGHLEELPVWIQDLTKLDNLHVSKTPAQDPSLM, from the exons ATGGAGGAGATCGTGATTGGTTTGTCCAAGTCTGTGGTGGAGGGGACGCTGAGCAAGGTGAAGGCGGCGATTGAGGATGAGACGAAGCTGAAGCTGACGGTGCAGAGCGACCTGGTGTTCATCACGGGTGAGTTCGAGATGATGCAGTCGTTCCTCAATGTTGCCGATGCGGGGGAGCGCATCAAGAACAAGGCCGTCAAGACGTGGGTAAGGCAGCTCCGGGACTTGGCATACGACGCCGAGGACTGCATCGAGCTCGTCATCCACCTGGATCCCAAGCCCAGCTGGTGGCGCCGCTTACTAATCCTGCCTTGCCTGCCGGCGGTGACGCTGCCCATAGACGACGCTGCGGCGGAGATCAAGGAGCTCAAGGACAGGGTGGAGTATGTGAGCCAGAGGAACATGCGCTACAACCTCATCGCCGATTTTGGAAGCGGCGCCAATATCAAGTCCGCTGCCGTGCAGCTAGATCTGGAGCGGAGAAGGCTCGACATCTCGATCCCAGTGGAGGAGGCAAAGAACAAGGGCAGCTTGGTGATAGATCTGACCGAATTGATCCCCAACACGGAAGACCATCCTGATCTTGGAGTGATCTCAGTGTGGGGGACGGGCGGCGATCTTGGGGTGGCGTCCATCATCAGGAAGGCGTACGACGACTCTGAAATCCGCAACAACTTCCAATGTCGTGGCTGGGCCAAGTTGACGCACCCTTTCAATCCGCTCAAGATCCTCCGGAGCTTGCTCATCCAGTTCTGTACAAACACTAGTACTGGTCCTCCTAACAGACAAGGTGAAGCTCTGGATGCAGACTCCCTGCCGAGAACGGTGGCGTCGGAAGGCCAAGTTATCAGGGAGTTTGTGAATCATGTCAACACTAAGAGGTACCTTGTCGTCCTGGAAGACCTGTCCACCATTGCAGAATGGGATGCCCTCCGGATCTACTTGCCAGACAGGGGCAACGGGAGCCACGTAATCGTATCCACGCAGCATTTCGATGTCGCGAGCTTGTGCGTCGGGCAGCCGCACAAAGTATCAGAGTTCAGAAAGTTCACGCCTGACCACTCCGTCTATGTCTTCTCCAAGGAGGTTATTGGAGCCGGCGATGTTGGCTGCGACGCAGATGATCTTATTGGGCGCGACACAGAAAAGGTCGAGCTTATCAACCAAATTGACGAGGTTTCCTGTGTGATCTCCGTGTGGGGGATCGCTGGCGTTGGGAAATCAGCTCTCGTCAGAAGCGTCTACCGCAAATATCTGAATGATCGCACCAAGGATTCAAGGAGCTACATCAACGCCTGGGTCAACGTGCCCAGTCCCTTCAATCTCAGGGAGCTTTGCCGCAGCTTGCTCCTCCACATGTCCTCAGTGCCTGCGACAACCAAACAGGTCGCAGCCGCTCAATTAGCAAACCTCACCAATCCAATTGATCTTTGCCGTCGGCTTTTGAGTGGCGACACTCGGTGCCTTATTGTCATCGACGGCCTGCAGTCCACCCAAGAATGGGACAACATAAAACAAGCATTGTCATTTGGGAAAGCAAGCTGTATCATACTTGTTACAAACGAGTTAAGCGTCGCCAACCATTGTTCAGGGCGAGATCAATTCGTGTTGAACGTCAAAGGTTTGGCTGATGACCACGCCACTCAACTCTTCAACAAG GAACTTGAGAAGCAGCATAACCCCATCGTACCGGATGACATGGAGGAGCAGACCAAGCTCATTGTAAACAGATGCGGCGGGCTTCCCAAGTTGATCGTTTCGGTTGCCTGTTTCTTGGCCAAGAATGTGGATTGGGAAGCCACGAATAGCAACTTCATCCAGCAGCTGGAGAGCAACCAGGAGCTGGCCAGTGTACGCAGCATATTCGGGTGGCTAGACTCCTACTTCCACACCTGCCCTGACTTCCTCAAGCCTTGCATCTTCTACCTGTCGATATTCCCTCCACGCCATGGCATCCGGAGGAGGCGCCTGGTGCGGCGCTGGATCGCTGAGGGCTACGCAAGGGATACCGATGGCAATCTGGCGGAAGTGAACGGGGAGGATTACCTGTCAAGGCTCGTGGACCACAGCATGCTCGCCACAGCCGGCAAGGCTGGGACTGGGACTGAGACTGGCAGGCAAATGGCCAAGTGCTATGTCAATGACTTCTTTCGGGAGTACATCGTGTCCCGGCGAATGGAGGAGGACCACGTGTTCGCGCTGGAAGGGAGGTGCAGCCAGACCACGCGGCGCACGGGGCGGCACCTCGTCATCCATGGGAGCTGGGACAGAGACGAGAACGTGTTCAACCGGATCGACTTCTCCCGGCTGCGGTCGCTGACGGTGTTCGGGGATTGCTGGGAGCCATTCTTCACCTCCGACAAGATGAGGGTGCTCCGGGTGCTCGATCTCGAGGGAGTCACCGAGGGTCTGACAGACGATGACATCAAGAACATGGTCAAACGGCTACCACGACTCAAGTTCCTCTCCCTGCGTGGCTGCAAAGGCATCTCTCGCCTGCCGGAATCCCTCGGCCGCCTCAGGCAGCTCGAGACCCTGGATATCAGAAACACTGCCATCTCCTGGCTGCCGGACACCATCGTCAAGATGAAGAAGCTGCAGTATGTTCGTGCAGGCGTCAAAGGTCACACCTCGGCATCCAATAATGCTACCAGCTGGGTCTCCTCCTGCTTGTCATGCCGGCCTGTCGGCGATCAGGCCGTTGGAGTTGAAGTTCCTTGCGGGTTCGATGAGCTGACCAACTTGCATACGCTGGGCGTCATCAAAGCCACTGCCGCAGGGCTCATCGAGCTCAGAAAACTTTCCCAACTGCGCAAGCTTGGGGTGTCCGGCATCAACCGGAAGAACCATGAGGAGCTACGAGCCGTCGTCTCTGGCCACGGCCATCTGGAATCCTTGTCGGTATGGCTTGACAAGGCTGATAAGCAGGGGTTTAATGACCGTGTTTTGGATACTGTCGACGAATTCAAGCGTCCAGAGAAGCTACGGAGGCTCAAGCTCTGCGGGCACCTTGAGGAGTTGCCAGTATGGATTCAGGATCTCACAAAATTGGATAATCTGCATGTGTCCAAAACTCCCGCGCAAGATCCATCCCTGATGTAA
- the LOC100837640 gene encoding receptor like protein kinase S.2 isoform X1 produces the protein MQDGYWGVDGFEFERKELNALEYVIYNRRAEPINLTLRLLKRITNNFDTAREIGRGAFAVVYLGVLPSGLRIAVKKLFQSYTIEEGRFQDEVSNTLKVVHKNIVRLIGYCSHTEAKAVHYDGRTVFAEVRERLICMEYVPNRALDMHITDIFHGLDWNQRFQILKGICQGLHYLHEEARIIHGDIKPANIMLEDDLVPKIGDFGSSRSFSGGDGGSASPSRNFQGTTGYMAPEAFDGAISTKSDIFSLGVTMMWLLIGLKWSKHRGVEKELQRLRKRLLQEGVYSSWGSKYQQVRTCLDIGFKCMDADPDKRPNVWEIIKRLHETESLNNSATSGHGTPIWQSGDEESDSSDTDAFDEDEAPSDDFCSSDEEHASTETDGGTNMQDHDKLELVTKMSATMVELSSLDFLEKTTDNFSHERIVASGEVHKAFVYKGNISGLTVLAVKRYIDVEIPVEKFEREAKLFKSLNHKNIVKLVGYYYGASRSGHKLVQYKEKVLSQNYGSEPEQLLCYEYMPNGSLRNYLIGQGSQVDWHMRYKIIKGTCDGLHYLHEGRENCPVVHLNLSPSNVFLDENYAPRITGFDFAKLIGEKNTKSFYVTKNRPLGYQPPDFEYSKGTNLKYLATVDIYSLGLMILEVATRQEKADLRTLVDSVKNKWREESQIASLYTPALEGDIVRQAKLCIDIGLHCVKSKPEERPTTGDIIRWLNQGSKRVHNAGVPKPPVGTNMTHVYDHIQDYTQCGNYEYRQRRRIQRH, from the exons ATGCAGGACGGTTACTGGGGAGTGGACGGATTCGAGTTCGAGAGAAAGGAGTTAAATGCGCTAGAATACGTCATCTATAATCGAAGGGCAGAGCCAATAAATCTGACGCTTCGGCTTCTGAAGCGCATAACCAATAATTTCGATACTGCAAGAGAAATTGGTAGAGGAGCATTTGCCGTGGTTTACCTG GGGGTGCTTCCAAGTGGTTTGCGTATAGCTGTCAAGAAGCTTTTTCAGAGTTATACCATTGAGGAAGGTCGATTCCAAGATGAAGTTTCGAACACATTGAAGGTTGTTCACAAAAACATTGTGCGGCTCATAGGCTACTGTAGTCACACGGAAGCTAAAGCCGTGCATTACGATGGGAGAACAGTTTTTGCAGAGGTCAGAGAAAGATTGATCTGTATGGAGTATGTTCCTAACCGAGCACTTGACATGCATATCACTG ATATATTTCATGGACTTGATTGGAATCAGCGTTTTCAAATACTTAAAGGAATTTGTCAGGGCTTGCATTATCTCCATGAGGAAGCTCGCATTATTCACGGAGATATCAAACCAGCAAATATAATGCTAGAGGATGACCTCGTGCCAAAAATTGGTGATTTTGGTTCCTCTAGGTCCTTTAGTGGAGGTGACGGAGGATCTGCAAGCCCTAGCAGAAACTTTCAGGGAACAAC GGGGTATATGGCGCCGGAGGCTTTTGATGGAGCAATTTCAACAAAGTCTGACATATTTAGCTTGGGCGTCACGATGATGTGGTTATTGATTGGTTTGAAATGGAGCAAACACCGCGGTGTTGAGAAA GAACTGCAACGTTTGAGGAAAAGATTGTTACAAGAAGGAGTGTATTCATCATGGGGAAGCAAATACCAACAAGTTAGAACATGTCTGGATATTGGGTTTAAATGCATGGACGCCGACCCAGATAAAAGGCCTAATGTATGGGAAATTATCAAGAGGCTTCACGAGACCGAAAGTCTGAACAATTCTGCTACCAGTGGCCATGGAACTCCAATTTGGCAG TCAGGAGATGAGGAATCCGATTCATCAGATACAGATGCTTTTGACGAAGATGAAGCACCATCAGATGACTTTTGTTCAAGTGACGAGGAACATGCCTCAACAGAAACGGATGGAGGAACAAACATGCAGGACCATGATAAACTAGAGCTAGTAACTAAAATGTCGGCGACAATGGTGGAATTGTCATCGCTAGATTTTCTGGAGAAAACAACAGATAATTTTTCACATGAACGAATAGTTGCTTCTGGAGAGGTTCATAAGGCATTTGTGTATAAG GGCAACATTTCAGGTCTAACAGTGCTAGCTGTGAAGAGATATATTGATGTAGAAATTCCAGTTGAAAAGTTTGAGAGGGAGGCGAAACTATTCAAGAGTCTAAATCACAAGAATATAGTAAAGCTTGTCGGTTACTACTATGGTGCATCTAGGTCAGGACATAAGTTGGTACAGTATAAAGAAAAAGTACTGTCACAAAACTATGGAAGTGAACCTGAACAACTGCTCTGCTATGAATATATGCCCAACGGAAGCCTTCGCAACTACCTTATTG GTCAAGGATCTCAAGTTGATTGGCACATGCGCTACAAAATTATCAAGGGGACCTGTGATGGTTTACATTACTTGCACGAGGGTCGAGAGAATTGTCCAGTTGTCCACTTGAATCTAAGCCCGTCAAATGTGTTTCTGGACGAAAACTATGCACCACGGATCACCGGCTTTGATTTTGCGAAGCTCATTGGTGAAAAGAACACCAAATCCTTCTATGTAACGAAGAACAGACCATT AGGATACCAACCACCGGATTTCGAGTACTCCAAGGGGACTAACCTCAAATATCTTGCTACGGTGGACATATACAGCCTGGGTCTTATGATTTTAGAGGTCGCAACACGGCAAGAGAAAGCCGACCTTAGAACACTTGTTGATAGT GTAAAGAACAAATGGAGGGAAGAGTCACAAATAGCATCTCTGTATACCCCCGCGCTGGAAGGTGATATCGTGCGTCAAGCAAAACTGTGCATTGATATTGGCTTACATTGTGTGAAGTCAAAGCCTGAGGAGAGACCTACAACTGGGGACATCATCCGATGGCTTAACCAAGGTAGCAAACGGGTCCATAATGCAGGAGTACCCAAACCTCCAGTCGGTACTAATATGACCCATGTATATGACCACATCCAAG
- the LOC100837640 gene encoding receptor like protein kinase S.2 isoform X2: MQDGYWGVDGFEFERKELNALEYVIYNRRAEPINLTLRLLKRITNNFDTAREIGRGAFAVVYLGVLPSGLRIAVKKLFQSYTIEEGRFQDEVSNTLKVVHKNIVRLIGYCSHTEAKAVHYDGRTVFAEVRERLICMEYVPNRALDMHITDIFHGLDWNQRFQILKGICQGLHYLHEEARIIHGDIKPANIMLEDDLVPKIGDFGSSRSFSGGDGGSASPSRNFQGTTGYMAPEAFDGAISTKSDIFSLGVTMMWLLIGLKWSKHRGVEKELQRLRKRLLQEGVYSSWGSKYQQVRTCLDIGFKCMDADPDKRPNVWEIIKRLHETESLNNSATSGHGTPIWQSGDEESDSSDTDAFDEDEAPSDDFCSSDEEHASTETDGGTNMQDHDKLELVTKMSATMVELSSLDFLEKTTDNFSHERIVASGEVHKAFVYKGNISGLTVLAVKRYIDVEIPVEKFEREAKLFKSLNHKNIVKLVGYYYGASRSGHKLVQYKEKVLSQNYGSEPEQLLCYEYMPNGSLRNYLIGQGSQVDWHMRYKIIKGTCDGLHYLHEGRENCPVVHLNLSPSNVFLDENYAPRITGFDFAKLIGEKNTKSFYVTKNRPLGYQPPDFEYSKGTNLKYLATVDIYSLGLMILEVATRQEKADLRTLVDSVKNKWREESQIASLYTPALEGDIVRQAKLCIDIGLHCVKSKPEERPTTGDIIRWLNQGSKRVHNAGVPKPPVGTNMTHVYDHIQGKERKPLFRKLLRRK, from the exons ATGCAGGACGGTTACTGGGGAGTGGACGGATTCGAGTTCGAGAGAAAGGAGTTAAATGCGCTAGAATACGTCATCTATAATCGAAGGGCAGAGCCAATAAATCTGACGCTTCGGCTTCTGAAGCGCATAACCAATAATTTCGATACTGCAAGAGAAATTGGTAGAGGAGCATTTGCCGTGGTTTACCTG GGGGTGCTTCCAAGTGGTTTGCGTATAGCTGTCAAGAAGCTTTTTCAGAGTTATACCATTGAGGAAGGTCGATTCCAAGATGAAGTTTCGAACACATTGAAGGTTGTTCACAAAAACATTGTGCGGCTCATAGGCTACTGTAGTCACACGGAAGCTAAAGCCGTGCATTACGATGGGAGAACAGTTTTTGCAGAGGTCAGAGAAAGATTGATCTGTATGGAGTATGTTCCTAACCGAGCACTTGACATGCATATCACTG ATATATTTCATGGACTTGATTGGAATCAGCGTTTTCAAATACTTAAAGGAATTTGTCAGGGCTTGCATTATCTCCATGAGGAAGCTCGCATTATTCACGGAGATATCAAACCAGCAAATATAATGCTAGAGGATGACCTCGTGCCAAAAATTGGTGATTTTGGTTCCTCTAGGTCCTTTAGTGGAGGTGACGGAGGATCTGCAAGCCCTAGCAGAAACTTTCAGGGAACAAC GGGGTATATGGCGCCGGAGGCTTTTGATGGAGCAATTTCAACAAAGTCTGACATATTTAGCTTGGGCGTCACGATGATGTGGTTATTGATTGGTTTGAAATGGAGCAAACACCGCGGTGTTGAGAAA GAACTGCAACGTTTGAGGAAAAGATTGTTACAAGAAGGAGTGTATTCATCATGGGGAAGCAAATACCAACAAGTTAGAACATGTCTGGATATTGGGTTTAAATGCATGGACGCCGACCCAGATAAAAGGCCTAATGTATGGGAAATTATCAAGAGGCTTCACGAGACCGAAAGTCTGAACAATTCTGCTACCAGTGGCCATGGAACTCCAATTTGGCAG TCAGGAGATGAGGAATCCGATTCATCAGATACAGATGCTTTTGACGAAGATGAAGCACCATCAGATGACTTTTGTTCAAGTGACGAGGAACATGCCTCAACAGAAACGGATGGAGGAACAAACATGCAGGACCATGATAAACTAGAGCTAGTAACTAAAATGTCGGCGACAATGGTGGAATTGTCATCGCTAGATTTTCTGGAGAAAACAACAGATAATTTTTCACATGAACGAATAGTTGCTTCTGGAGAGGTTCATAAGGCATTTGTGTATAAG GGCAACATTTCAGGTCTAACAGTGCTAGCTGTGAAGAGATATATTGATGTAGAAATTCCAGTTGAAAAGTTTGAGAGGGAGGCGAAACTATTCAAGAGTCTAAATCACAAGAATATAGTAAAGCTTGTCGGTTACTACTATGGTGCATCTAGGTCAGGACATAAGTTGGTACAGTATAAAGAAAAAGTACTGTCACAAAACTATGGAAGTGAACCTGAACAACTGCTCTGCTATGAATATATGCCCAACGGAAGCCTTCGCAACTACCTTATTG GTCAAGGATCTCAAGTTGATTGGCACATGCGCTACAAAATTATCAAGGGGACCTGTGATGGTTTACATTACTTGCACGAGGGTCGAGAGAATTGTCCAGTTGTCCACTTGAATCTAAGCCCGTCAAATGTGTTTCTGGACGAAAACTATGCACCACGGATCACCGGCTTTGATTTTGCGAAGCTCATTGGTGAAAAGAACACCAAATCCTTCTATGTAACGAAGAACAGACCATT AGGATACCAACCACCGGATTTCGAGTACTCCAAGGGGACTAACCTCAAATATCTTGCTACGGTGGACATATACAGCCTGGGTCTTATGATTTTAGAGGTCGCAACACGGCAAGAGAAAGCCGACCTTAGAACACTTGTTGATAGT GTAAAGAACAAATGGAGGGAAGAGTCACAAATAGCATCTCTGTATACCCCCGCGCTGGAAGGTGATATCGTGCGTCAAGCAAAACTGTGCATTGATATTGGCTTACATTGTGTGAAGTCAAAGCCTGAGGAGAGACCTACAACTGGGGACATCATCCGATGGCTTAACCAAGGTAGCAAACGGGTCCATAATGCAGGAGTACCCAAACCTCCAGTCGGTACTAATATGACCCATGTATATGACCACATCCAAG GAAAAGAGAGGAAGCCGCTATTCAGGAAACTGCTCAGGAGGAAGTAA